A window from Bacteroidota bacterium encodes these proteins:
- the hutH gene encoding histidine ammonia-lyase, whose product MQTHYITSGKLEFSVLDKIIRGDFQLELSPESISKINHCREYLDKKIASEKKPIYGINTGFGSLYSHSISEHDLETLQQNLVKSHACGTGEEVPEEIVKLMLLLKIQALSYGNSGVQLETVNRLVYFYNNNILPIVYQLGSLGASGDLAPLAHLCLPLIGEGEVSYKGNRIQTQELYKDLQLSPIHLKSKEGLALLNGTQFMSAYSVHIILKTFRLSQLADIIAAVSLDAYDGRIEPFNVLVHQIRPHKGQQETAKKISSYLEGSELIKRPKTHVQDPYSFRCIPQVHGASKDLFDYVAGVFLTEINSVTDNPTIFPENDLIISAGNFHGQPLALSLDFLAIALAELGSISERRTFKLISGQRGLPPFLIANPGLNSGFMIPQYTAASIVSQNKQLCTPASVDTIDSSNGQEDHVSMGANSATKAYRVVYNVERILAIELFNAAQALDLRKPIKSSQFIEKFVGEFRQTIDFLNEDKLMYKEIKNSINFIQTVKLPGKDE is encoded by the coding sequence ATGCAAACACATTACATTACTTCAGGGAAGTTGGAATTCTCAGTCCTGGATAAAATTATCAGGGGGGATTTTCAGCTTGAACTTTCCCCTGAATCCATTTCCAAAATAAACCATTGCCGGGAATATCTTGATAAAAAAATAGCATCTGAAAAAAAACCAATTTATGGTATTAACACAGGTTTTGGATCTTTATACAGCCATTCAATTTCTGAGCATGACCTAGAAACATTGCAACAAAATCTTGTAAAGTCGCATGCATGTGGAACAGGGGAGGAGGTTCCAGAAGAAATCGTAAAGCTTATGCTGCTTCTGAAAATTCAGGCTTTATCTTACGGAAATTCAGGAGTTCAATTGGAAACTGTAAATCGTTTAGTCTATTTCTATAACAATAACATTCTTCCTATAGTTTATCAACTAGGTTCTCTTGGTGCTTCAGGCGATTTAGCTCCACTTGCACATTTATGCCTGCCTTTAATTGGAGAAGGAGAGGTTAGTTACAAAGGAAACAGGATACAGACCCAGGAGTTATACAAAGACCTGCAATTAAGTCCAATTCATTTAAAATCAAAGGAAGGGCTAGCTTTGTTAAATGGCACACAGTTTATGAGTGCTTATAGTGTTCACATCATTTTAAAAACTTTCCGATTATCTCAATTAGCTGATATTATAGCTGCAGTTTCACTTGATGCATACGATGGAAGAATAGAACCTTTTAATGTGCTGGTTCATCAAATAAGACCACATAAAGGACAACAAGAAACAGCAAAGAAAATAAGCAGTTATCTTGAAGGAAGTGAGCTAATAAAAAGGCCAAAAACCCATGTTCAGGATCCTTATTCTTTCCGTTGCATTCCTCAGGTTCATGGAGCTTCTAAGGATTTGTTCGATTACGTAGCAGGAGTGTTTTTAACGGAAATAAATTCAGTTACAGATAACCCAACAATTTTTCCGGAAAATGACCTTATTATTTCCGCTGGAAACTTTCACGGACAGCCTCTGGCATTATCATTGGACTTCCTTGCCATTGCACTGGCTGAATTAGGAAGCATTTCCGAGCGTAGAACCTTTAAACTTATTTCGGGCCAAAGAGGATTGCCACCCTTTTTAATTGCAAATCCTGGCCTTAATTCCGGGTTTATGATTCCTCAATATACTGCCGCATCCATTGTAAGTCAAAACAAGCAATTATGCACTCCTGCATCAGTTGATACCATTGATTCCTCAAATGGGCAGGAAGATCATGTGAGTATGGGGGCAAATTCTGCAACTAAAGCATATAGGGTTGTATACAATGTGGAAAGGATATTGGCAATTGAATTATTTAATGCTGCACAAGCCCTTGATCTAAGAAAACCAATTAAATCATCTCAATTTATTGAAAAATTTGTGGGAGAATTCAGGCAAACAATTGATTTTTTAAATGAAGATAAGTTAATGTATAAAGAAATTAAAAATAGTATTAATTTTATTCAAACAGTTAAATTACCAGGCAAAGATGAGTGA